The Limnochordia bacterium nucleotide sequence TATTATTTTTGCCACCCGGGAACCCGAGGAGTACGGTTTGTCAAGTCTTGAGGAATATATTGAGTGGGGTGCATCCCCTCGGGCCAGCATCTGTTTGACCCTTGCGTCCAAGGCCCACGCCTTTATCAAAGGACGGGGCTATGTTACGCCCCATGACGTAAAGTCCATTGGGTGGGATGTACTACGCCACCGGATTATGCTTACCTATGAGGCAGAGGCCGATGAGATTACGGTAGATGATGTGATTGATACGATCTTTGATGAAGTCCCTGTTCCCTAGGATATGGAGGCTATGGAATAATGCTACCTAAGGAGCTGGTACGAAAGTTAAGGCGGATCCATATATATACTGATCGACTGGTTGATGAGGCACTGGCTGGACAGTACGCCAGTGCTTTCAAGGGTAGTGGTATGGAATTTTCCGAGGTGCGGCAGTACCAACCAGGTGATGAGGTACGTAGCATTGACTGGAATGTGACAGCCCGTATGGGGGAGCCCTTCGTGAAGACCTACGTGGAAGAGCGGGAGCTGACGGTGATGCTCTTGGTGGACGGGAGCGCATCCACGAGATTTGGCACCGCCGACCAGTTGAAATCGGATCTGATGGCTGAGTTCTGTGCTGTCTTGGGCTTTTCAGCAATGAAGAATAATGACCGTGTTGGTCTTGGGATCTTCACCGATCAGATTGAGCTATTTGTACCACCGAGGAAGGGCCGTCGGAATATTCTCCGCCTGATCCGAGAGGTTTTGTACTTTCAATCTAAGAATAAAGCCACCGATATTGATATGGCCCTTTCCTACGCGAGAAAAGTACTGCGGCGTCGGGCGGTGATCTTCCTGATTTCTGATTTCGAAGACGTGGGGTATGAAAAGGGCCTAAAGATCGGGCAAAAACATCATGACATTATTGCTGTGCGGGTTTTGGATCAGCGGGAACGGTACATGCCAAAGCTGGGTCTGGTCTCTTTTGTAGATCCAGAAACGGGAAAGCAAGTACTGGTTGATACGAGTAATCCGCACGTGCACCGTCAACTTCACCAACGTTTTAATCAGCGAGATGAAACTCAAACGGATCTCTTCAAATCATGTCGTACTGACTGGATCGATATTGCACCCGGTCAGGATTACGTTCCTGCTTTGCGTTCCTTTTTTGCAGCTCGAAGACTAAGGATGTCCCGCAGTTAACCGGAGGATGACCATGTCTGTCAAAAACATTGGGTTAATGATATTCTTGTTCCTGTTTGGTCCCATGATTGCCTATGCCGGGTCGGTTGAAATCCAGTGTTTCCTAACGCCCGAGACCGGGCATATTGGAGATTTATTTACCTATGAAGTGGTACTTACCAAAGAAGCAGGGGTAGTACTGGATGTAACACCGGAGTTTGATCCAGCCCTGGAACTGGTCACAGCCAGTTCTACTTTTGGGGATCACAAGGAGCAGACAGTCAAATACACCTATATTTTCCGTAGCTTTGAGCCGGGGGAGTACACTATTGCACCTCCGAAAATTACCACATCAGAGGGGCAACGGGTCGAGCATTCCGGTACCGAAGTGCTGCTAACAGTGGAAAGTCTGCTGACCGATGAGATAGATGATGTCATGGATATTAAACCCCAAGGGGCAGAGGGGTTCACCTTGAAACAGTCCTTGACGATTGCGGCAGGTGTTCTAGTGTGTTTGCTCGGTTTATACTTGTTTTTCCGGCTGCGAAAACCCCGGGCGCAAATCCAGCAAGAAGAGTCTCTGCCGGCCCACGTGATTGCCTACCGTGTCCTGGATGAACTACGGAAACAGGAACTTGTTAAGCAAGGACGCATCCAAGAATACTATGTACGTCTATCTGCCTGTTTACGTGCCTATGTTGAAGGACGCTTTGCCCTCAAGGTAATGGAGATGACCACTGAGGAGTTCTTGAATAACCTGCAAGGTGCTTCCTTTCTAGAACGAAATCAGAAGAAGACCTTGGATCGATTCCTGAGACACTGTGACTTGGTTAAGTTTGCCGGTTATCAGCCGAAGGAAGAGGAGGCCTTTCGGGCCTATGATTTATGTAAAGCATTCATTGATGAGACGAGGGATGAGTCAAGTGACCTTTAGAACACCGTATTGTCTACTACTTCTTGTATTCATTCCTCTGCTTCTATGGCCAAGAAGACAAAGACCTGCCTTGCCCTTTCCTTCTCTTCGTCGTCTAGATGGGGTAGGGGCCTCGTGGAAGACCAGGTTGGTATGGCTACCTGCTGGGCTACGCATCTTGGCCCTGATCTTATTTATTGTTGCATTAGCGAACCCTGTGCGTACCCTGCGTACGATCCGTTACGGAGAAGGACTCGATGTAATTTTGGCCATAGACGTATCTACCAGTATGCTAGCCGAGGACTTTACAGTGGGCAGTGGTAGGCAGAATCGATTGCAGGTTGTTAAGATTGTGGTGGAGGATTTCATTCAAAAACGAAGTGATGACCGCATCGGGGTGGTGGTATTCGGCAAGGATCCTTATACCTTGGCACCCCTTACATGGGACCATGACTGGCTGGCCCAGCAACTACGGCTTGTGGAAACCGGAATGGTTGAGGACGGCACAGCGATCGGTGCGGCAATTGCCGCTTCGGCCAACCGGCTTAAGGATTCCCAGGCCAAGGAAAAGGTGGTCATTTTGCTGACCGATGGGGTGAATAATGTCTGGCGGGTTGATCCGGAACTTGCGGCAAAAACCGCATCGGCGTTAGGTATTCGGATTTACACCATTGGCGTGGGTAGTCTAGGACCAGTGCCCTATCCTGTAACAGATCCCTTTGGGCGTACCTACTACGCCGATGTACAGATTGATCTAGATGAGGAATTACTACAGAGTATCGCAGATACCACCGGTGGTAAATACTATTTTGCCGCTAATACTCAGGAGCTTCAAGAGATCTACCAGGAGATCGATCAGCTGGAGCAGACCCCCCTACAGGTCCCGGAGTACCACGTCTATGCTCCGTTGTATCTGTACTTTCTCCTTGGTGGACTTGGCGCATTACTACTTGAGTTGCTACTGAAAGAGACTTGTTTGAGGAGAATTCCATGAAGTTTGCCCATCCTTGGTTAATGAGTTTACTGTGGATCATGCCCGGTTTGCTCCTCTTCTTCTATTACGCAGGGAAGAGCAGGAAGAAGCGGCTGGCCCTCTTTGGAGAACTTGATCTTTTAAAGCGAAGCGCCTTTGATCTAGGAGACCGCCGCTTTCGAATGCGCGCGGTGCTGCTTTGGTGTAGCGTACTCTTGCTGATTATTGCTGCCCTTGGTCCTTGTATTGGCCATAGGCTTCGCCCGGTGGGCCGTGGTGCAGACATCATTATTGCCCTTGATGTCTCTACGAGTATGCTTGCCCAGGACATGGCGCCCAATCGTTTGGAGAGAGCTAAGCTTGCTATTTGCGATTTGGTTTTGCAGTTAGAGGGTGACCGGGTGGGTCTTGTTGTTTTTGCTGGTACCGCATTTGTGCAAGCGCCCCTGACCCGGGACTATGATGCCCTGCTGACCCTCCTTGAACGCGTGGATGTTGATCTGATTCCCGTAGGGGGTACCAACATCCAGTCGGCTATTGAGAGGGCCGTAGACGCGTTTAAATTCAGTTCCGGGAGTCAACAGGTGCTGATTATTGTCTCCGACGGAGAGAACCACCTTGGTGACCCCATCGCCGTGGCCAAGGGGGCAGCGAGCCAAGGCGTTAGGGTGTTTACTTTAGGTATTGGTACTTCAGAAGGTGAGCTCATCCCCATTACCGATGAGCAAGGTGGTACTACGTACCTTAAGGACAATGTCGGCCGTATCGTCCGGACCCGATTGGACGAACAGGTTCTGCAGGAAGTGGCCAAGGCCGGAGGAGGGGCATACCGCCATGCGGTAAGGGGAGACTTTGGGCTGGATCAGATCTACCATGAGGTAGTTGCGGCGGATGATGGGGAAATTTCGGAGAGTAGTGAGCCGATTAACCGGTTCCAGGTACCTTTGTTCCTAGCGGTGCTTCTGTTAGGGATTGAGATCATGGTGGAAAGAGGAAGGCGATTGGTGTGAAGAAAGTGGCCTGGTTAGTCTTAATTGTCTTTTGCTTCCTCGGGGGGCTTCTAGTCTTCTGGGGAATCAAGCCACCAAGTCGCGCCCTTTTTACCAAAGGATTATCCTGTTTTGAAGGCGGTGACTATGCAGGGGCTTTGTCCCATTGGCAAGAGGCCCTAATTGATCAACCGGACAATCCTCTATTATACTACAATATAGGTAACGCCTATTACCGGCAGGAGGACTACGGGAATGCCCAAGAATTCTATCGTCAGGACACCCCGACAGGAGGTATAGATACCTGGCGTAGGTACAACTTGGGTAATACCTTGTATCGTCTAGGTGAGCAGGATCAACAAAGCATGATGGATAGGTTTACCGAGGCCTTGGAGTGTTACCGGGCTGTGATCATAGATGATCCGACTGATCTTGACGCGAAGATAAACTATGAGTTCATCCGGGACAAACTGAAACAAGCAGAAAACGAACAAGAAGGCTCCCCGGAGAAAAGTGAAGGGGAATCACAGGATGAAGAGGAACAGCAAGAAGAGTCACAGGGTGAAGGTCAACAGGATGCTTCGTCTCCTCAAGAACAATCCGCCGAGACCCCACAGGACCAAGGGGAGATGACCTACGAAGAGGCCCTTAGGCTATTGGAATACCTAAATGTCCAGGAAGGGGAACTAAAAGTAGATCCTAAGACTTTTCCCCAAGGGACGGACACAGAGTATTACTGGTAACTGCAAGGTGGGATAGTAGTGCGAAGGATCCTTTGCATATTAGCTATAACACTACTGATTTCCGGTACTGTTGTAGCAGAAGGTATCGAAGTATTAACGGATAAGACAGAGATTTCATTGCAGGATACGATCAGGCTGACTTTGAGAATCCCCGGACAAAGCAGTCAACCGAGGATCACCGTTGAAGGATGGAGCGTTAGTTATATTGGGTCGAGCAATCAACTCACGGTGATCAATGGGAAAATGGATCA carries:
- a CDS encoding DUF58 domain-containing protein, with product MLPKELVRKLRRIHIYTDRLVDEALAGQYASAFKGSGMEFSEVRQYQPGDEVRSIDWNVTARMGEPFVKTYVEERELTVMLLVDGSASTRFGTADQLKSDLMAEFCAVLGFSAMKNNDRVGLGIFTDQIELFVPPRKGRRNILRLIREVLYFQSKNKATDIDMALSYARKVLRRRAVIFLISDFEDVGYEKGLKIGQKHHDIIAVRVLDQRERYMPKLGLVSFVDPETGKQVLVDTSNPHVHRQLHQRFNQRDETQTDLFKSCRTDWIDIAPGQDYVPALRSFFAARRLRMSRS
- a CDS encoding VWA domain-containing protein, with amino-acid sequence MIYVKHSLMRRGMSQVTFRTPYCLLLLVFIPLLLWPRRQRPALPFPSLRRLDGVGASWKTRLVWLPAGLRILALILFIVALANPVRTLRTIRYGEGLDVILAIDVSTSMLAEDFTVGSGRQNRLQVVKIVVEDFIQKRSDDRIGVVVFGKDPYTLAPLTWDHDWLAQQLRLVETGMVEDGTAIGAAIAASANRLKDSQAKEKVVILLTDGVNNVWRVDPELAAKTASALGIRIYTIGVGSLGPVPYPVTDPFGRTYYADVQIDLDEELLQSIADTTGGKYYFAANTQELQEIYQEIDQLEQTPLQVPEYHVYAPLYLYFLLGGLGALLLELLLKETCLRRIP
- a CDS encoding VWA domain-containing protein: MKFAHPWLMSLLWIMPGLLLFFYYAGKSRKKRLALFGELDLLKRSAFDLGDRRFRMRAVLLWCSVLLLIIAALGPCIGHRLRPVGRGADIIIALDVSTSMLAQDMAPNRLERAKLAICDLVLQLEGDRVGLVVFAGTAFVQAPLTRDYDALLTLLERVDVDLIPVGGTNIQSAIERAVDAFKFSSGSQQVLIIVSDGENHLGDPIAVAKGAASQGVRVFTLGIGTSEGELIPITDEQGGTTYLKDNVGRIVRTRLDEQVLQEVAKAGGGAYRHAVRGDFGLDQIYHEVVAADDGEISESSEPINRFQVPLFLAVLLLGIEIMVERGRRLV
- a CDS encoding tetratricopeptide repeat protein, with amino-acid sequence MKKVAWLVLIVFCFLGGLLVFWGIKPPSRALFTKGLSCFEGGDYAGALSHWQEALIDQPDNPLLYYNIGNAYYRQEDYGNAQEFYRQDTPTGGIDTWRRYNLGNTLYRLGEQDQQSMMDRFTEALECYRAVIIDDPTDLDAKINYEFIRDKLKQAENEQEGSPEKSEGESQDEEEQQEESQGEGQQDASSPQEQSAETPQDQGEMTYEEALRLLEYLNVQEGELKVDPKTFPQGTDTEYYW